TGCTAGTTACGGTAGGGCTACTGCAGCACCAGTAGCAAGAGTCATATTGCTATGTACCTGCTGTCATTGCATGGGATTTGTAGTTCTCCACTCTCGAGACTGACTGGCAGCTGTAGTTCTCCATTCAGTCTTCAAAATAGGGTCTTGATAGCCCTCAAGTATTTTTTAAGAGCAAAGGTTCATGATTATTCAGATATTATAGACAGTGAAATATACAGAATACCAGAATGTAATACAAGGAAAATACAGAATTGCCAcctataaaaagtaaaaaaaaaaaaagttataccAAGTGAGGGAACTGCATAACcattcacagaaaaaaatgtgtcttgTTGCTACGTGCCAGTGCTTTTCTACaacaatatttatataaaaacttgaaaataaaatggTGGTACTGATACATTTAAGAATATAAAACTACAACGTAGTAACGTCAATACCATTCTGGCTTGCCTCACAACTGTTCACAGTTCACACAGACTTTGGACAGACTAGGGAACAGAAATGAGTACTTTAACCCAGTGAACTCGGTTCATACCTTTGCATAACCTCACTACCCATCCAGCATTTATAGCTCACTGTGAGTTATTTCAACAGTCCATTTAGTCCTGTTTCTTTTAAGTGCTTCTAATCGTAATACTCAATGGTACTGACGTCACACACCTTTAATTCACATCTAGCATTCAGTTTATTTAGATtagttctttttcatttcagtaaAGTGTCCATTCATatgaaaattaaacatttttttctatacattttctAACAAAAAATAATCAACGTGAATACAGGTTCCTTGAATGGGCAGGGTTGGGGTGTGATTGACTACCCCCGTAACCAGTCAGCATGCTGGGAGAGTACTGTACGTCCagaaaacatgatgtgattcAACAGAGGTGTGGAGGAAGATCCAAAGGTGTATTgagagaaaagagcaaaaaaagaagacaagaagATGCAATTATTCACCCATGTTATGAAGATCAACTCGTCAAGAATAGTAGACGGCGCATGTTCTGCTCACTGTCTGACCACCGCTCATGAATGAATTATGCAGAATTTATAATGTTTCAAATGGCAAAGTGAAGGTTCTGAATTTTAAGAAGCCTTTCACATCAAATCACCAACCAATGCATTTGAGGATGGAAGAGAGGGTCCCTCCATCCTCAAACCCTTTCTAATCCATTAGGAAGACTGAGATGCAGTTCTTTAAATCCTGAATGTGCTTCCGAAtgttttatacatatttttttttggtcaagGTGCATAATTCTTTTATGTTCTTGGAAATGGCCAGGTAGTGATGATAAACACAAGGACAGCTCTTCAGCTCATGTTAGTTACAGAGTTACATGCTAACAGCAGAAGCATGttaattacatttcattatttttgtcagtttgtaagcaaaaaaaaaggccagCCCACAGGGTCTTGCGAGGTTGAAGGCTCACCAGCGCGTCAGTCCGTTTGTTATTGATCAAAGAGCGAGCGTACGCTAACAGTAATGATAAATGGCACAGATTATGATGATGTCACAAGAACAGAGGAACTCACAGAGGGGGGTGGGGACTGCCTGTCAGTCAAGGGTAGGCTCTCATAGCCAGGGTTGCCATTGGAGGAAACGTTTGGAGTCCTGtatagagatagaaagagacaaggacagaaagagggagaggaggaatggaggatgAACAAGAAAGGGAAAAAGGGGTGAGACACattgagaaagacagagggaaggggcCGGAGGGTGATGGGAGCCGAGGAGAGGTaagaggaaaaagggaggaagagtgaTTAGAAATATGGTGTGGAAAAATACAGAGCTCAGTATAACTAGTGGCATTAGTGTTACTGGGCTTGAAGCTAGGCTGCTGGGTAGTGCTGTGAGCACTGTGGCCCGGCGTACAGTCCACTCCTGATTGATGCACTTAGGGATTTATACAATGACTGCATTTACATGCATTTATAACTTGGGACTGCAGCTTACCAGTCCCATTTTAGCTGTAATGCTTCTTTCCTAATTAATCTGGTTATCTGCATGCTAAACCCCAGAAAGCTTTTAAAGCAATTCCAAGCCATTCCACTTAAGAGGAGTGGACTGTATTTTTAGTGTTGGTTTAATTTCTGGACCTTGCCAATTAGCTTTAGTCAGTATCCTTGTGTTAATATTGGATACAGGAGCAGTCAGGATGATCAACTGGTGTTAGAATAGGTAGTGTTCTGTGTTATGAGATTAGGTAGAGAGTACATATTCTCAAGAGTACTAACTAAACTTCGAAAGTTcagcgagagagaaagggaaaagaggtaaagaaatgtaaaaagaGAAACCAGAAGTGATaaagacaaagtgagagagagggagaaacaacaaaaaggaTTCAGAAGGCATGATAACGAAtaaagagagaaggacagatagagagaaataaTTTGAGAGATTTGATCACATGAGACTATGGACGCCACAGTGTGGATGGTAGATGAGAATGatgggggcggtggggggggggttacctATGTCAACCTGAGCCTCACATCGCCGGATGTTTTTACGAGCGCAGCCTCGTCAATGACGCCCTCCCCCCATACAGCAGTAGTCTACTACTGTGTAGGAAATAGGACGCCATTTGAGACACAACCAAGATCTGTGAAATGATCGAGCGGCCTACACCGTCTGTCTTGAAACGCTTGACAGACgaatagacagacacacagacagacagacctctggagttgtgtctgtttctctgcctaCACTGTAGTCCACAttgacctgtctgtgtgtctgtctgcattgcATGTGCTTAACCTGACAGCTTTGTGGTTTTGGACTATTCCTACATGTCTATATAGGGGCAAAAGTGTGTAAACCTAgctgactgtactgtactcCAGCTACCTAATCTCTTATACTATCAATACTAATCATATCAATGCtaatataaatgtgtgttgtgAGGGGAAATATGTGTTCTGCTTTGTACTTTGCATGATCGTTCATCTCACTGGTCAGTCTCTCTGTGTATTGCATACTGTGTGTTGGCATACTGCATACTGGATCTAGGTAAAATCCCTGATCTGGGGCGTATCTGTACAGAAGTTGCCCTTAGGTACAGATCTAGGATCAGCTAATTATCTTCCAACAGCAATATGCTGAGAAACAGAAATACAAGCTTGATGCTAAAACAGTGTCTAAGggcaacctcctcctcctccttctgcatcttctgtctgtctgtctgtgtgtctgtgtgtctgtgttactcACGGGAGGGGCGGCGCGCTAGAAAAGGGGGGTGTCCAGCCGGCCCCCGGGTAATTATAGAAGGGGGGCATGGCCCCTCGCTGAGACCCCGTGGACGTCTGTCTACGTGCCTGATGGGAGGTGAAGGGGTCCTCACTCTCGCTGTCCGAATCTTCATACTCCTCTGAATCACTGTCACCgtccatgagagagagaggaaaaaatgtgTGAGCAGAGGAATGATGGGTACCATGTGTATCCTGTATTCTGCTCATGCCTTGTTTACTTCACAGCTGTGTTGTTTATTATAGTTACACATTCAGTATACTCCCCCTATTTATCCCCCTTTACCTTTTCTTGACATACAGCTGACATGATATGAATGGCTTCACACAACTGCAATTAGTTGTACTGTTGTCATATGTTCACAGTTCACTATTAATTGAATACTGACATTCCCAGAAAacacatttaccaatacacaggatgtgatgtaacaaTCCTTTGTGCCAAAATCTAGGGAGAGCAATCATACAGAAGCTCAATTCAGATGTtaaaagaatgatgtactaaccTACAAATGGTTACCGTAGATTAAATCAGGCTAATGATCTAcaggacccacacacacacacacacacacacacacacacacacatccactctCAGCTGACTCGACAAACCTGTGCCACTGCTATCTAAGACATGAGTGCTAAACTCTACCTGCACAAAAATAACAggaattaaattacatttatctGGCTGTAGAAGTAACCACAAATCAAACTATCTACCTTGCAGGGACCAAAGCCATCAGAGGGTTCAGTGGTTTGTCACTGGTCATTTATGTGTTAAAGTTGAAAAGATTATGGTAAAACCTTTTAGGCTGCAAGACGTTGCTTATGCCAATGTTCTTTTGAAATTTTCCATGACTAAGTTTGGGCCCGTCATCTACAATACACTTTGTGTCTTGTGGTCTGTATGCCAAGCAGCAAATATTCAGCATTAGTGGCATGCAGAAACTCCCACATTTCGTAATCATGATCTGCTTGTGGATGATCGCCCCATTGTTCTTCATGAATGGAGTAGCAGGGGACTGTACATCCTTCAggacattgtgggacaagatgGACTTCTCAATTTTCAAGATCATCAAACCAAAATCAGTCTGCCcagctcctctttctttttctactcATATGGAGTACCATGGGGGGAACAATATTTCCTCAAGCAAGGTGGAAAATAGTAGTGTCAGAtctttataaatacattttagaacataTATAGTTATCCCTTTCCCTAAATAACTTGTGGAAACAAGATCCATCTCCCTTTATAGTAGTAGTTTTAATTAATAGTTCAAATGGTATTCTTTCATCAAGAAATCTGGATCACTAAACCATTCATTAAAATAGATTAACACAGATTCTGTCTTCCTCCTTGGTgacttttgaaaatgaaaatacttcAGTCTGCTGATTGTACGTTTTGCTCTTATGCAAAGCTGGGAACAGTTTTACATATGATATGGAAATGTCCAAAGGTGATGGACTTCTGCAAACACTGTCCTCTGAAACACTTTCCACTGCTGTTGGTAAATCTATTCCCTTGCTACCTCTTATGACTTCCTTATTCTTAATTTTCTTTAGTCTTGTCTCACTGATTTGTGCTTTtgatatttctttcttttctttttttcttctcaatgTTTGAGGCAAGCAATATATAGTGTGTAGTGTGGGAGGGTGAAAGGTGAAAATGGAAATGTCCTGCTGATCCCTATTTTAtattagaaaataataaaaacaattgatgacaacaaaaaataacaggAATTACATGGCTACATTTTGCAGGACTTTCACttacacactaaacacacacacacacttccgcATAAAGGTTTTATGAGAATTATTGTACTGgtactgactcacacacacaaacacacacacacacacacacacacacactctttctctcacctggGGAAGCTCCTCCAGGCTCCgggcagagagcagaggataGCGGTGAAggccagagcagagaggaaagagtaAAGGGAGAGGTAGAGcaatccctccatcccatcATAGCACAGGCCTTTCAGGGAGTCGATATAGTCctggaaggaagggaaagaaaatgagaaagacatAGATCTGTGAAACTAAATAAACTAGAGACAGGAGCCTGGCAGTAAGTTGTTATTGGTCCTCAGCACAGATCCTATGAGGGTTTTATTAGTCCAATATTTATTAGTCCAAGTTACTCTGAGCCTAGACTTACCTTATTCAGACCTCGGCAGTTCAGCAGCGCCACCAGCTGATGAAAGTTGCCCTCTGTGGAGTTGAGTATCTGCTGAACCTCCCTGAGTGATTTCTACATTGACAAAAAGTACTGTATGTGAGAGAATGATCAGAAGGACACACTGCGTCCGGTAGCCATTTTGTGTCTTGCGCTGCACTGTTACACATTCTAACATACCTCAGCTTTGGGAAACTGTGGGAGAGCGTTTCTGTCCAGACcggagaggtgtgtgtgaatgttggaCAGCGCCCTCTGTGACTGGGTCAGCAGCTGAAACCAACAGGTCAGTGGGATTGAAGTTTATATTAAGGATTATTGCTCTAATATACCAACACCCCGCTCAGAGTATACCTATTTATCTAGCATGCTAATGGTTTTAAAGAGCGTAACCCACTGTTTCCAGCACCCATCTCTACTTGGGGGCGATAACAATTTTCTGATCGCAAAGCATTTGACACTGCCTTGACATCACTTACTGAGACGCGGCCAAAAGTGCAACACAGTTGAAAGTTTcagcccatagagagcagtgcaacaacaaATCTCTGCCCCTAGAAGCAGATGCAGGACTTAattcaaaaaaattaaaaattaagtGCAGGATTAATGCTATTCACTATATAGAAGCCATGTAACCatgtttacagctcaaaaaaTAGGATTTAGTACTGATTCACTCTTGCATAAAGGGTTGCATAAAGCAAGCCTTAAAATAGACAGCATAATCATTCTTATAATCTTCATTAATGAACACAAGGCAGCAAGGTGGCCAACATGTTAGAGCGACCACCCTGTAGCTGGAAGGTTACAGGTTTGATGCCCATAGCAGCTAATGTTTCCATCAACACCTGTGTCCTGTAAAAGTCAGACACTGAATTGCTACCTTCTCACTCATTTAAATCACTTTGGATAAGAGTTTCCAGTGTAATATGTAATGTAAGCAAGACACGTGACTGACAGAGGACATATTACCTGCTGGAACGGACTGTTCATGCGCCTGCTGCAGGTCAGGTAATAATCCAACACATCTGAATGGCCAACAGAAAACCAGTGCACAACAGATCAGTGCACAATAGCAAAGGTGTGGGAACATTTAACTTTGTCATTATATTCGGCTCTGCTGACATAGGCAGAGTTGGGGGTAAATGAACCGCATGGGAGTAACAGCAAACAACAGCCACTAGTACTTTCAGAGGTTGTCGCTCGGACAGGGATAAACTGCTACTGTACCTGAGCTGGTCCCAGAGTTGAAGTGGGTGGAGTTGAGGACAAACGTGTTTGGATCTGAGCAGAAGTCACTGAGAGCCTGGCAAAGCAGGAAGAGTGAGAAGGAGAGCGGAAAGTACGGAGGGAAAAAGATGGCCAAAGAAAAAACCAGCGGGGCAGGGGAGTGGGGGGCGAAAGGGGGAGGGCAGGAGAAAGTGATCACAAGGGAAAAGTTAGTGGAGACACACTGACCGACTGACATACTTACCTCCTCAGATATCTGACTGCAGCTCACAGTATAGAGGCTGATATTGATCTGCTGCTGGCTGAATCACATGCTGTCCTGGATAGACCTACTCTGTAATCTGACATCCAGCTGTCTTTCCATCACCacatctctttcttctccctcctcaattcctctctttcccctctctacCAAACACCATCTTTTATCTCTCTGCACTGCCTTCTGACCTACTATATACACTCGGAGAATGTACACAATATAGAGAGAgttacacacagatacacacaaacacactcagcatGAGATCGCCCCACCAGAAGAGGGAGTGAGAGCCACACAGACAGGCTGGGACTGAGGGGAAAAGGGACGGCCCGGAACAGCAGAAAGCGGGCAGGCCCACAGCTGGCCCTTTGTTTCCCTGTCAGCGGCCCGGGACAGAGCTGCTCTGTGTGGAGCCACAGGCCCTGGGACATCTCCCACCAGCTCCACATGACACTGGGACACTTAAACCAGGCAGAAGTGCAGAAAAACAGCCACCCTttagccccccccacccccccaccccctgtcaCCCCCCACCAGCTCCAGCCAAAACAGTCTCCCCTTCAGACAGCATGACCCGTCCAGTGCCTGTCCCCAGCCAAACTTCACACGCCAAGCTGAAAATGGACAATCCTCTATCAGCAGCATAAAAAAGTTCTCtatgttctttgtttttctgacaAATGTCACTGCAGGGACACAGCACACTAgtgttgttgtggtgttttggtgttaAAAGCTCAGCTGGACTTTCAGCTGAACATTGTCCAGCTTTCATACATCGGCATGTTAGTTTCACTTTTACTGGGTTACACTTTCACTCTCAAACTTaccctcctccctttttctGTGCCCATCTCTAAAGCTTCTAGGAGCAGAGGTGCAGCAACAGCTTCAAGCCTTGCACTGAACAAGCTGATggtttatcctctctctctctctctcgctctctctctccatctctctcgctcaatttctccccctctctctccattaaagAGAGCCTGagatgctctctctcgctccgactcatcctctctccgtctccctacCTCACTCTTGTTGAAAGCACTTCTGTTCATCTTCCATCTTTACTTCTCAAAGCCAAACGCCCACGCACTGGCAAACACActtacatgcaaacatgcactttaatgcacaaacacactttgcTCACAAATGCactcatgcacacgcacattGAATCTTTAATCTCTGCCCCATTTTCCTGCCTTTTTGGTCCTCTGCCATGACTGCAGTGTTCCCTAGGAGGCAGGTCTTTTCACAGTTTAGCACAAtgggcacagaaacacactcatacacacacacacacacacacacatacagaatggTCTGTTCCAGAGCTGGGCTCTTCTCAGCAAGGGATTCCTGACATCCCTTTGGCCTGCCATCGAGGGTCAGCCCCCTAAAGCTCTCTTCCCTCAGCAATAGCCTGCCAATCCCTCCCATGATAGTCCCATTCACTCCCATATaaccccctcttcccctccccctccaaccCCACATCCCTCTGCCAGCCCTGGCCCCTGTCTTTATAGCAGTTGTATTGGACCTACTCACCACTACAGTGGCAGTCTCCAGGCCCAGGGAGCCCCAGCTTAGGAACAGGGCCAGCCAGGCCAGCACCGTCATCCTGGGGGggaacagcacacacacttcagccaAGAGGACACCCTGATGTTCCATCCAGTGTTGTTTGGTCTATGTCTAAAGGCACAacacagcttgtgtgtgtgtgtgtacttacagGATGAGGAGCCAGCGGGCTTGCTTGGCCAGTCCCAGCAGGATGAACAGACACACTATgaggtccagcagcagcaacaacacataTGACAGCCACctacaacagacacacacaccatgtaagCTATGCACGCAACATATGTCATTACATTAAACACTATTATAAACAAAGTCATATCGCTTCTAGTGGAACTTAATGAGCTATTTTTTAACCTTTGAATGAGCATGCTCTTATTCAGCACTGTCCTGCTTCACAAAACCCCTTAGGAGCTACTGagcacaaccacagtcttctactgttctTCCACAGAAGCAACTGGGAGTCAAGTGCTTTTTGCAAGGGAACCTCAATGGCCAGTGTTTATCACTTTCCCCAtacagattttcccagctgatcTGGGATTCAAGCCTGCggccttctggtcacaagcccacttctaataataacaactttatgttatgtagcacttttctaaaaacagttTACGAACTGCTTTACAGACCAGCAAAAAATCAGACAAGATGATACAGTGgtaataaaacaacagtaaataaaAGCAATGAAAACTGTAACAACAGTAAAAGAAGAACTTATAACATCTTGGCTTCTGCTGCTCCCAAAAACTGCTGAGAAGTGTAATAAGATTATTCAGGTTCTAATAATATTGCTGATCTAGGATCACTGATCATGTCTTCTTGCCCATCTCTTTTAAATTGAAAGGCTTTGATATATCCTATCCACTGTGTATCTGAATGCAGGTCGATGTTGTGCACCGTTTGACAGTCGAGTCTCAAAGCCAGGTGGCCGCTCCAGCCCGCTGCCTCACCTGTAGTCCTCATTGACCATCAGAGTGTTGGCAGCCCAGCCGGGTGAGAAGGGGTTGGGCATGATCCCGGCAGGCACCATAGTAGGAGCCACAGAGGGGGGAACCGGGGTGAGGGCCGCAATGGGCGACCcgctgctgctgtcattcccCAGCCCTCTGTCGGCACTGGAGcgagccagggagagagaggagaggaggttgaTCACGTTCTCAGATAACCTCCGGCAGTTCCGCGTCGACACCAGGAAGGGCTTACTGCCAGTAAACAGCTCCTCCATTGTGGTCAGCGggccagagacagacagctgcagcCCAGTAATTGTGTCTGAAATctggggaggaaggaagaggacagGGAGGGTTAAGTGGGACGGAAAACCACAAGATAGAGATGATGATGCTCATAAAATCATGTTGGCTTAAGAGTGGTTGTGTTATGCAGATGGAGAACTGAGAATGTTGGGCATCTTGGTGCCTCGGTCTGCTAATGCACATCAGGACTGTAATACGGGTTCAAAATCCTAGCTCATACTATGCTGTCAAATATCTGTGTGCCTAttattctgtctctttccactgTACCTACTATAGAGCTAATGGAGTGCTTGAAGAGGGAGAGGTTGAAGAGGGATAGCAGActcgaataaaaaaaaaaaacgggatgggggcgccccggtggctcaccaaGTAGAGCgtgtaccatataaggctcagtccttcccgcagcgacccgggttcgaatccagcccgcggtcatttgctgcatgtcctcccctctctctctcccataccttcctgtctctctcacactatttctgtcaataaagcataaaatgcctaaaataaaatcttaaaaaaaaaaaaaaaaaatgggatgtTAGTTTCTTTGttgatgaatgaatatgaaCTGTACCTCAGATCCATCCACCTGTGCTTCCTAGGTATTTACATATCTATATATcatttctccatccctctatcttcCAGAGAGAGCAGTGGAAAGAGGACATTCAGCAGTGTGACAGAAACCACTATCTGACCACAGCAGTCCACAGGGAGATCAATATCGCGCTTGACAGAAGTTTATATcacactttttttctctctcttcctctctcaacaaaccacatgtaaacatgtatgcatgtacactctctctctctctctcacacacacacacacaaacacacacacaatgtcaacTAGGTCAGATATTCTGCATGTGCCTGGCATTTTACTTGCGTAGAGCAGCACTCACCAGCAGATCGATGGAAGCTAGCGTATAATTGGCTGTGAGAAGAGACGAGGTCAACTGATACATCCCATCATTAGCCTCACTGTTGCCGTAGAAACCAACGCCTATggcaacactgcaaaaaaaaaaaaaagaaaaagaaaaaagggagaaacatgaaaacagggt
The Centroberyx gerrardi isolate f3 chromosome 12, fCenGer3.hap1.cur.20231027, whole genome shotgun sequence genome window above contains:
- the ttyh1 gene encoding protein tweety homolog 1, giving the protein MAAMTTVPSYTPSLWVRVCHALPRLDLTMQMRDNIFVPDSWEYQQTLLVLSSLSAIALVLSLLVVLSFLIHYCCCHRGDRSEGSEEEEEDEDGSTGHGYGGRKGRGICCVTWVAVAAVTLCCVAIGVGFYGNSEANDGMYQLTSSLLTANYTLASIDLLISDTITGLQLSVSGPLTTMEELFTGSKPFLVSTRNCRRLSENVINLLSSLSLARSSADRGLGNDSSSGSPIAALTPVPPSVAPTMVPAGIMPNPFSPGWAANTLMVNEDYRWLSYVLLLLLDLIVCLFILLGLAKQARWLLILMTVLAWLALFLSWGSLGLETATVVALSDFCSDPNTFVLNSTHFNSGTSSDVLDYYLTCSRRMNSPFQQLLTQSQRALSNIHTHLSGLDRNALPQFPKAEKSLREVQQILNSTEGNFHQLVALLNCRGLNKDYIDSLKGLCYDGMEGLLYLSLYSFLSALAFTAILCSLPGAWRSFPSDSEEYEDSDSESEDPFTSHQARRQTSTGSQRGAMPPFYNYPGAGWTPPFSSAPPLPTPNVSSNGNPGYESLPLTDRQSPPPSYSPSMLTGYGGSQSHPNPAHSRNLYSR